From Deltaproteobacteria bacterium, one genomic window encodes:
- a CDS encoding response regulator, translated as MSEEQNNSDENPAVIKDRLLILDPDELNLRVIKQILCEDYEVHIAASVREAFRVVDNYPIKVIVAEQSLARMTAIEFFEELEETGNYATRIVMTDFKGHALASKALEQKKIFFILIKPVDVVRLKKRIPAAVEDFENRGGKPHVKRNLDDLL; from the coding sequence ATGTCTGAGGAACAAAATAATTCCGATGAAAACCCGGCAGTGATCAAAGATAGGCTCTTGATCCTCGATCCAGACGAGCTGAATCTCAGAGTTATCAAACAGATACTGTGTGAAGACTACGAAGTGCACATTGCGGCTTCAGTGCGTGAGGCTTTTCGTGTGGTGGATAATTACCCCATCAAAGTTATCGTTGCTGAGCAATCGCTTGCCCGGATGACCGCCATAGAGTTTTTCGAAGAGCTTGAAGAGACGGGTAATTATGCAACCCGTATTGTGATGACTGATTTTAAGGGTCATGCACTGGCCTCTAAGGCTCTAGAGCAGAAAAAGATTTTCTTTATCCTTATCAAGCCGGTCGATGTTGTAAGACTTAAGAAAAGAATTCCGGCTGCGGTTGAAGACTTTGAAAATCGTGGTGGTAAACCGCACGTAAAGCGTAACCTCGACGATCTGCTCTAG